Sequence from the Pseudoalteromonas espejiana DSM 9414 genome:
CCGGCTTAAATTATAGTTTTTAAAGGCTGAGTATTTTTAAGATTAATAGCTATTGCTTTGCTTATGTATTTTATTGGCATTTAAACACTTAGCTTGTTAATACACTGCATGGCTATTAAGATGAAAGCATTATGAAAAGGATTGAAGAACCAGTTTAATGAATTACCAGCTGTTGATTGATGATTCTGCGCCGCTAATCGAATTTACGCGCGTGTATTTAGCGCTTTTTTATACATTTGTAGCAGGTTTTTATACGTTTAGAATAATTTATAAAAACCGTACTACACCTAGTGGGGTTATTTTTCCGGGCGAGAAGTACTGTACAAGTTGGTGGAACCACGCTGCGTTTAAATTTTTTAGGGCTGCTATTTGGTTAGTGTGTGTGGTACGCGTTTTTGTGCCCTCAGCTGACAATTATTTAGGTATGTTTACAGCGTTTAATGGCTGGCCTGGTGTTATGTTTGGTAATATTTTACTTACTGCTGGGTTTGCATTAAGCATGTTAGTTCACTTTAATATGGCTTCTTTGTGGCGCTCAGGTATTGATCCAAACGGGCCTGAGCAACTTAAAACCACAGGGCTTTATAGCTACTCTCGTAATCCTATGTATGTAGGCGTAGCAGCAGCTCAGATAGGGTTTTTCTTAGCGCTACCTTGTGTATTTAGTTTGGTGTGTTTACTAATTGGCTTGTACGCACTCTACAGACAAATAACTGTAGAAGAAACTCACCTAGCAGAGCGTTTCAATAATGATTATTTTAAATACAAACGCAATGTTCCGCGTTGGTTATAACTTTAATTGATACCTATTTTTGACTCTAAATAGGTATCAATAAACTTGTCTTTAGACATAGGCCTTGCAATTAAGTAGCCCTGAATATAATCACACCCTAAGTGCTTAAGTTGGTTATATTGTGCTTGTGTTTCTACGCCTTCAGCTACAACCTTAACATCTAAATTATGCGCCATAGTGATAATGGCCTTTATGAGCGTAATGCTGTTACTGTGTTTTTCTAGATTTTGTATAAAAGACTGATCAATTTTGAGTATATCAATATCTAATTGCTGTAAATAAGCAAGTGAAGAATAGCCAACACCAAAGTCATCAATTGCAATGTCTACGTTAATGCTATCTAGGCGTTTAAGGTGGAACTGTATAGCGCTATCGGGTGCCATTAAACTATTTTCAGTAACTTCAATTAAAATGGCATGCGCAGGTAAATTATAGCGTTTACTGGCTTCAATCCATTGATCAACCCACTTTCCGCCATCATCAATTTCAAGAGGAGATGTATTTACACTAATTTGAAAAGGCGTTTTGCTTTTGTTATTAAACTCAACGGCATCACGCACAGCTTGCGATTTAACCCATTGACCAATTCCTACAATTAAGCCATTTTTTTCGGCTAAATCAATAAACTCTGCCGGCCCCACTAACCCTCTTTGCGGGTGGTTCCAACGAATAAGCGCTTCTGCCTTTTGTACGTGGTTAGTATCCGATTCGCAAATTGGCTGATAGTAAAGTTCAAATTGATTTTTTGCTAACGCAGTTCGTATTTCCTCTATTAAGCGGCGCTTTTCAATAGCAAGCTCTTCCATTTCGTAAGAGAAAAATTCGTAACGATTTCGCCCTTTATTTTTGGATAAATACATTGCTTGGTCTGCGCGTTTAATAAGAGACTCTACCGTTGTACCGTTATTTGGATAAAATGTAATGCCAATACTGGCCGTTACATTTACTCTTTCATTTTTTATGGTGATTGGTTTGGTTAAGTTGTCCATAACGCTTTCAACGGTTTTGATGACTTCAGTTGGGTTATCTGTATTTTCTAAAATAAGCGTAAACTCATCGCCACCTAAACGTGCAACTGTATCGTATTGGCTAATACATTTTTGTAACCTAATCGCGACTTCGTGAAGCAGTAAATCACCAAAGTCATGCCCTAAGCTATCGTTAACCTCTTTAAAGCCGTCTAAATCAATAAATATAAGCGTAAACTTTTGATTTGGTTTGCTCACTAGCGCTTGTAGGCGCTCGTAAAAATAGCGCCTATTAGGCAGGTCAGTTAAACCATCTTGATAGGCGTACTGGTGTAATTGGCTGTTAGCACTTTCGAGCTCTTGGGTGCGTAACTTTACTTGGTTTTCTAATGAGTTATCGCGCTGTTCTATGGTGTGCAACATGGTGTTAAAGCAGCTGGTTAGCTTACCTACTTCATCTTGAGAGAGCTCTTTTGCACGTAAACTATAATCGTTAGATGAGGTAATTTTTTCTGCCGTTTGGGCTAAATACAAAATAGGATTTAAAAAGCGCTTTCTTAGCATAAGCGATACCAGCAAGCTTACAATAAAGGTAAAGCCCATCAGCAAAATAATAAATTTTCCATAAAATGTAGCTCTATCGTTTAAATCGCTATCATCTGCTCGCACAATAAGCTTACCGTAGCTTTGTCCTTCAATAACAAGCTGGGTTACAACCTCTAGGGTATGGATATTTTGCTCATTTTGATTGTATTTTAAAGAATCTGCTCGAGCGAGTTGCATGCCTAAATTATTAATAACGTGAACTGATACAATATCTGATCGCATTAAAATAGGCGTAATTAATTCTTTAATAGCGGCTGTATCATCAAATACTAAAGCCGTGCTTATATTAGGTGCCAGCATTTGAGACAGTGACTGTAGACTTTCTGTTTGCTCTTCTTGAGCGCTTTTAAGCTCATAGGCGCTAAATACAGCTGTCACTGTGGCGGTAGAAATAAGGGCGACACTCATTAAAATAAGTAGTAACTTTTTACTCATAGAGTTTATAGAGAAAATATTTTTCATTGTCTAGCCCTCAACCACGCGCGCAAGGCGCAGTACCTTGGAGCTCATTGTGATCCCAGCTTCTTTGAGTTTGGAAGGGGCAACCTCAAAACGAATTTTACCGCTTGAAAGAAAAAACCGAATTTGACCACCTTGTTCAATAAATCCATCGGTTTCACCGACCAGCATTACATTATTTACGTTATGTACTTTAAGAGACTGCCAGGCTGTGTAGGTGTTATCAGTTATAAAAACAATATCGCAGTTACTAGTCGTTTGTGTATTTAGCTCTATATGCTTGTTAATAAGCTGGCGAGTATGCACCTTTCTGCCTTCAAGGGCTGCATTAGCTATATCAATAAATTGTTTATCAGGGCTGCAAATAGCAAAAGGGGCGGTTGTGTCAGCTGGGATTTGCCATTGGCCAAAGCGCGCAAAATTATATAAAAAACCAGCTTTAAGAACGTATTCTTTTTGCACGGCTAATGCGCTTGTGCTTTTAAAAAGCAAAAGGCATAAAAGTATGTATGGCAGCCTGTTTAAAAGGTTATACATTTTGTCTCTTAAAATGTTGCACTAACAGAAAACGTAACACATTCGTCGATATAGTTTGGCACTGTAAATGTTTCCCGTGTATTACCGTACTCTATGTGCGAACCTGCAAATAAATTTTTACCCGATACAGCTGCGGTCCAGTTATTATTAATTTGCCAGTTCCATGTTAGGTCTAAAGCGGTGTAGTTTTTTGTATTATAAGTACTTGAGTTTTCAACTCTTAATGTTGCAAAAATAGAGTGATTCTCTGCAACTTGATAGTCTATTTTGCTAAATAGCTGTCTATTGACTGAGTCATAGCCAATGGTTGGCCTTGTTGCAAAAGGTAAATCGTAATTAATGTCTGTATAGCTGTAGCCAATTTCACTGCTTAAATTATCAATAAGTTGTATCGATACTAATAAATCTGCGCCAGAGGTCGTTGTTTTACCTACCGAGACAATATCGTAATCTAAGCTTGTATTTTGTAACGCATTAAATGCTTGAGGTATTTGCCCCATTACATAAAAGTTTAGAGCGGGTAAAAAATCATCTACATGTGGGCTTAAACTAATTACAGCGACATCGTACGCATTAGTTGTAAACGCCGACACATCTAAAGACCAATCACTTTTTGACAAACGGTACCCTAACTCGTAAGAGGTATAGTTTTCTGCCGTCACTTTATCGTTACCATTTAAAAAAGTGGCTATACGGTATTGATCGATTTCAGTTATTCCCGTTTCAATACCTATTACGTCAGAAATTTTTAGGCCATTTACCCTAAAGTTGTCGTTATATTCTACTAACGTAGGTATACGGACACTGCGCGATATTGATCCCCAAGCAAGTTGATCTTCAGTGGGTTGGTAAGTAAAACGAGCCAGAGGCTGGTTTTCCCATCCCGTTAAGTCGTTATGCTCTATTTTAGTCCCTACTATAATATTTAATTTGTCAGGAATAAGATTATATTGCGCTTGAAGCATAGCCCCGTATTGGTGAAGGCCTTGAAGGTCTTTATCGCTGTTAATAAAAATGCTGTCAGCAAACGATATATCATTTACACGGTAATTTAGGCCCCAATCAATCTGCCAATCACCTGTAATAAAGTTCATTTGATAATCGATATCTAAAGATTCAAAATCTTCTTTAAGGTAGGGTTGCTCACCATGTTGCTTAAGCCACGACATTTGCAGCATTTGGTTAGCGTTATCTGCCACGCGGTGTTCTACACGGGCCATTAAACGCGTATCTTGCCTGTCGGCAGTCGTAGGAAATTGTTGAGCGCCATTGGTGGCGTCAATCACTCCAGTTAAATTTTGGCCGTGCTCTGTATGCGTGTAATCACCTTGTACAAGTACAGACCATTCATCATTTGGGGTAAAGTCGGTTCTAAAGCCTGCTGATTCTTGCTTAGTAAAGTCACTTGGCTCTATGCGGGTGCCCTTCATTGCGGGCTCAGTGTTTTTTGAATTAATATAGGCGCGGTAACTGCCTATATTGGCAATATCTCCACCATGGCGTAGGCTTAAATCGGCATTAATCTGGTTTCCCGTGACTGCTTTAGCAAAGGTATTGCGGGTATCTATACTGTTTTTGGTGATTATATTGATCACACCATTATTAGCATTACTGCCCCAAAGCAAACCACCTTGTCCGCGAATAACCTCAATGCGTTCAATATCATAAAGTGGAACGTGTAACGACTCCCAATATACAGCCGCAAACTTAGGCGTATAAAGGCTTTGCCCATCTATCATTACAAGTAATTTACCAGAGTAGCGAGAAGCTACGCCCCGTGCTGAAATAGCCCATTGATTGTTATCAAGTTGCCTAACGGCTAAACCCGGGACCATTCTGAGTGCTTCGGGTATAGATGTAGCGCCAGAG
This genomic interval carries:
- a CDS encoding methyltransferase family protein; translation: MNYQLLIDDSAPLIEFTRVYLALFYTFVAGFYTFRIIYKNRTTPSGVIFPGEKYCTSWWNHAAFKFFRAAIWLVCVVRVFVPSADNYLGMFTAFNGWPGVMFGNILLTAGFALSMLVHFNMASLWRSGIDPNGPEQLKTTGLYSYSRNPMYVGVAAAQIGFFLALPCVFSLVCLLIGLYALYRQITVEETHLAERFNNDYFKYKRNVPRWL
- a CDS encoding bifunctional diguanylate cyclase/phosphodiesterase; the protein is MKNIFSINSMSKKLLLILMSVALISTATVTAVFSAYELKSAQEEQTESLQSLSQMLAPNISTALVFDDTAAIKELITPILMRSDIVSVHVINNLGMQLARADSLKYNQNEQNIHTLEVVTQLVIEGQSYGKLIVRADDSDLNDRATFYGKFIILLMGFTFIVSLLVSLMLRKRFLNPILYLAQTAEKITSSNDYSLRAKELSQDEVGKLTSCFNTMLHTIEQRDNSLENQVKLRTQELESANSQLHQYAYQDGLTDLPNRRYFYERLQALVSKPNQKFTLIFIDLDGFKEVNDSLGHDFGDLLLHEVAIRLQKCISQYDTVARLGGDEFTLILENTDNPTEVIKTVESVMDNLTKPITIKNERVNVTASIGITFYPNNGTTVESLIKRADQAMYLSKNKGRNRYEFFSYEMEELAIEKRRLIEEIRTALAKNQFELYYQPICESDTNHVQKAEALIRWNHPQRGLVGPAEFIDLAEKNGLIVGIGQWVKSQAVRDAVEFNNKSKTPFQISVNTSPLEIDDGGKWVDQWIEASKRYNLPAHAILIEVTENSLMAPDSAIQFHLKRLDSINVDIAIDDFGVGYSSLAYLQQLDIDILKIDQSFIQNLEKHSNSITLIKAIITMAHNLDVKVVAEGVETQAQYNQLKHLGCDYIQGYLIARPMSKDKFIDTYLESKIGIN
- a CDS encoding YfiR family protein — its product is MYNLLNRLPYILLCLLLFKSTSALAVQKEYVLKAGFLYNFARFGQWQIPADTTAPFAICSPDKQFIDIANAALEGRKVHTRQLINKHIELNTQTTSNCDIVFITDNTYTAWQSLKVHNVNNVMLVGETDGFIEQGGQIRFFLSSGKIRFEVAPSKLKEAGITMSSKVLRLARVVEG
- a CDS encoding TonB-dependent receptor plug domain-containing protein; amino-acid sequence: MKVPQMLLFSILIVSPMLAADPLNDDDLDLDALMGMDVQATSAMKRAQSAFDTASSIYVLSKEQIVSSGATSIPEALRMVPGLAVRQLDNNQWAISARGVASRYSGKLLVMIDGQSLYTPKFAAVYWESLHVPLYDIERIEVIRGQGGLLWGSNANNGVINIITKNSIDTRNTFAKAVTGNQINADLSLRHGGDIANIGSYRAYINSKNTEPAMKGTRIEPSDFTKQESAGFRTDFTPNDEWSVLVQGDYTHTEHGQNLTGVIDATNGAQQFPTTADRQDTRLMARVEHRVADNANQMLQMSWLKQHGEQPYLKEDFESLDIDYQMNFITGDWQIDWGLNYRVNDISFADSIFINSDKDLQGLHQYGAMLQAQYNLIPDKLNIIVGTKIEHNDLTGWENQPLARFTYQPTEDQLAWGSISRSVRIPTLVEYNDNFRVNGLKISDVIGIETGITEIDQYRIATFLNGNDKVTAENYTSYELGYRLSKSDWSLDVSAFTTNAYDVAVISLSPHVDDFLPALNFYVMGQIPQAFNALQNTSLDYDIVSVGKTTTSGADLLVSIQLIDNLSSEIGYSYTDINYDLPFATRPTIGYDSVNRQLFSKIDYQVAENHSIFATLRVENSSTYNTKNYTALDLTWNWQINNNWTAAVSGKNLFAGSHIEYGNTRETFTVPNYIDECVTFSVSATF